In Primulina huaijiensis isolate GDHJ02 chromosome 16, ASM1229523v2, whole genome shotgun sequence, a single genomic region encodes these proteins:
- the LOC140961474 gene encoding mediator of RNA polymerase II transcription subunit 4-like yields MLQSIPHQIVQSPARLGLPNPNSPSLQNPTAPKFSSQTQQSHHPHQSPNQLTAPAVPPALLLLLPPLPRAQSLLLQMAALATKLFEVSPNCSHWLSAFRGSLPSFLSSQTQPLMPAPSDSSPLSTKDILSQFTALQTQLIEAVTELQEILDLQDVNEKLAREIRSKDSAFLAFANKLKEAEHVLDFLVDDYSNYHRPKRTKSDSTAEDSSTTTVKTQLKVSDILSYAHKISYTTFAPPEFGAGQAPLRGALPPAPQEEQMRASQLYNFADLDVGLPKMDGGKDKVLEPFIGTPTGIPSESNPLSAGLIPPNIIVPSGWKPGMPVELPLDLPILPPLGWKPGDPITLPPLDSLPGPPRVEEQQPRPIPLSGLTKAPEPIQVRHVQLDIEDDSSDYSSDIGSSDSD; encoded by the coding sequence ATGTTACAAAGTATTCCCCATCAAATTGTGCAATCCCCGGCCAGGCTAGGCCTGCCAAACCCCAATTCACCGTCTCTTCAAAACCCTACCGCTCCGAAATTTTCCTCTCAAACTCAACAGTCGCACCATCCTCATCAATCCCCTAATCAGTTGACTGCGCCTGCTGTTCCTCcagctcttcttcttcttctcccgCCTCTCCCTAGAGCACAGTCTCTTCTACTTCAAATGGCAGCTCTTGCCACAAAATTATTTGAGGTTTCACCAAATTGCTCCCATTGGCTTAGCGCTTTTCGAGGCTCCCTTCCTTCCTTCTTATCTTCCCAAACCCAGCCACTGATGCCTGCTCCATCAGACTCATCTCCTTTGTCAACCAAAGACATCCTTTCCCAATTCACAGCTCTCCAGACCCAACTCATTGAAGCTGTTACAGAACTCCAAGAAattcttgatcttcaagatgttaaCGAGAAGCTTGCACGTGAAATCCGGTCCAAAGATTCTGCTTTTCTTGCTTTTGCCAACAAACTTAAAGAGGCTGAGCATGTTCTTGACTTTCTTGTGGATGATTATTCTAATTATCACCGCCCTAAACGAACAAAGTCAGACAGTACTGccgaagattcctcgacaacGACTGTTAAAACTCAGCTAAAAGTGTCAGATATATTGTCATACGCGCACAAGATAAGCTACACAACCTTTGCACCTCCTGAATTTGGTGCTGGTCAGGCTCCTCTTCGAGGTGCTCTTCCTCCTGCCCCACAGGAGGAGCAGATGCGAGCATCTCAGTTATATAATTTTGCCGATCTCGATGTTGGGTTACCTAAAATGGACGGCGGCAAAGATAAAGTACTCGAGCCATTTATTGGAACTCCTACGGGGATACCTTCAGAAAGTAACCCTCTGTCAGCAGGTTTGATTCCTCCAAATATTATCGTTCCATCTGGATGGAAACCCGGGATGCCCGTGGAATTGCCACTTGATCTACCAATTCTCCCTCCTCTTGGTTGGAAGCCTGGTGACCCAATTACGTTGCCACCATTGGACTCTCTTCCTGGACCACCTAGGGTTGAGGAACAGCAACCGAGGCCTATCCCTCTATCTGGGCTCACAAAAGCACCAGAGCCTATCCAAGTCCGGCATGTGCAGCTTGACATTGAAGATGATAGTAGTGACTATAGCAGCGACATTGGCAGCTCTGATAGTGATTGA